The segment CTCCCCGTGATCGCCGAAGGCGTCGACGTCAGCATCCCCACCGCGGGGATGCTGATTACCGCGTACGCGGTTGGGGTGATGGTCGGCGCGCCGGTGATGACCCTGCTGTTCAGCCGCTTCGGCAAGCGCGCCGCACTGATGGCGCTGATGGCCATCTTCACCGTTGGCAACCTGCTGTCGGCGCTGGCGCCGGGATACGCCACGCTGCTGGCGTCGCGCCTGGTCACCAGCCTCAACCATGGCGCCTTCTTCGGCCTTGGCGCCGTGGTGGCCGCGAGCGTGGTGCCGAAGGAGAAGCAGGCCAGCGCCGTGGCAACGATGTTCATGGGACTGACCATCGCCAACATCGGCGGCGTGCCGGCGGCAACCTGGATCGGGCAGCAGGTCGGCTGGCGCCTGGCGTTCGCCGGCACCGCGGTGCTGGGGCTGGTCGCCATTGCCGCGCTTTGGCTGGCGTTGCCGCAGGGCGAGCGCGGCACCCCGCCCAATGTGCGCCGGGAACTGGCCGTGCTCACCCGCCCGCCGGTGTTGCTGGCGATGGCGACAACGGTGCTGGGCGCGGGCGCCATGTTCACGCTCTACACCTATATCGCGCCGGTGCTTGCCGATCTCACCGGCGCATCCGACACCTTCGTCACCGTCTCGCTCGTGCTGATCGGCATTGGTTTCACGGTCGGCAATCACGTGGGGGGACGGCTCGCGGACTGGTCGCTCGATGGCGCGACGAAGATCGTCCTTTCGGCGCTCGCCATCATCATGCTGGTGCTCCCCTTCGCCCTCTCCCACCACGTCACCGCGGCCCTTGGACTACTGGCCTGGGGAGCCGCGACCTTCGCGGTCGTCCCGCCGGTGCAGATGCGGGTGATGGAAGCCGCGGCGGAAGCACCGGGACTCGCCTCGTCGATCAACGTCGGCGCGTTCAATCTCGGCAATGCCCTGGGCGCAGCGCTCGGTGGCGGTGTCATCAGCCTGGACCTCGGCTACAGTGCGGTGCCAGTCGCTGGCGGCCTGCTGGCTGCGGCGGGATTCCTGGTGGTGTGGCTCAGCCGGGCAGACAGGCGCGC is part of the Cupriavidus necator genome and harbors:
- a CDS encoding MFS transporter translates to MKSNTALLALAIGAFGIGTTEFAPMGLLPVIAEGVDVSIPTAGMLITAYAVGVMVGAPVMTLLFSRFGKRAALMALMAIFTVGNLLSALAPGYATLLASRLVTSLNHGAFFGLGAVVAASVVPKEKQASAVATMFMGLTIANIGGVPAATWIGQQVGWRLAFAGTAVLGLVAIAALWLALPQGERGTPPNVRRELAVLTRPPVLLAMATTVLGAGAMFTLYTYIAPVLADLTGASDTFVTVSLVLIGIGFTVGNHVGGRLADWSLDGATKIVLSALAIIMLVLPFALSHHVTAALGLLAWGAATFAVVPPVQMRVMEAAAEAPGLASSINVGAFNLGNALGAALGGGVISLDLGYSAVPVAGGLLAAAGFLVVWLSRADRRALVAS